In Brachypodium distachyon strain Bd21 chromosome 2, Brachypodium_distachyon_v3.0, whole genome shotgun sequence, one genomic interval encodes:
- the LOC100824894 gene encoding probable carboxylesterase 15 produces the protein MHQSNPTMSGGDGTAPPPHVVEDLLGVVQLLSDGSVIRGDESVLSPPEQQFPDVPGVEWKDVAYHAAHGLKARVYRPSEKKTKLPVLVYFHGGGYCIGSYAQPPFHAFCLRAAAELPALVLSVQYRLAPEHRLPAAVHDGADFLSWLRAQAETGGAAEDTWLAESADFARTFVSGVSAGANLAHHVTVQNAATSASPARLRIAGLVLLSAFFGGVRRTPAETALSPADVSLTVDVADQLWRLALPAGATRDHPLASPEIPEAVELPPVLVVAPGRDVLRDRVLGYAARLGEMGKAVEVVRFDDEQHGFSVLRPFGVAADELMRVLRRFLYYRPTD, from the coding sequence ATGCATCAATCTAATCCAACCAtgtccggcggcgacggcacggcaccgccgccgcacgtGGTGGAGGATTTGCTGGGCGTGGTCCAGCTGCTCAGCGACGGCTCCGTGATCCGCGGCGACGAGTCCGTGCTCTCGCCGCCGGAGCAGCAGTTTCCGGACGTCCCCGGCGTGGAGTGGAAGGACGTGGCGTACCACGCGGCGCACGGCCTCAAGGCCCGCGTGTACAGGccgtcggagaagaagacgaagctCCCGGTGCTCGTCTACTTCCACGGCGGGGGCTACTGCATCGGCTCCTACGCGCAGCCGCCGTTTCACGCCTTctgcctccgcgccgccgccgagctccccGCCCTCGTGCTCTCCGTCCAGTACCGCCTCGCCCCCGAGcaccgcctccccgccgccgtccacgaCGGCGCCGACTTCCTCTCCTGGCTCCGCGCCCAAGCCgagaccggcggcgccgcggaggaCACGTGGCTCGCCGAGTCGGCCGACTTCGCCCGcaccttcgtctccggcgtcTCCGCCGGCGCCAACCTGGCCCACCACGTCACCGTCCAGAACGCCGCCACCTCGGCATCCCCAGCGCGGCTGCGGATAGCGGGGCTCGTCCTGCTCTCCGCGTTCTTCGGCGGGGTCCGGCGCACGCCGGCCGAGACGGCCCTGTCACCGGCTGACGTGTCCCTGACGGTGGACGTGGCCGACCAGCTCTGGCGCCTGGCGCTGCCGGCGGGGGCCACCAGGGACCACCCGCTGGCCAGCCCGGAGATCCCGGAGGCGGTGGAGCTCCCGCCGGTGCTCGTCGTGGCGCCTGGCCGCGACGTGCTCCGCGACCGCGTGCTGGGGTACGCCGCGAGGCTGGGGGAGATGGGGAAGGCCGTCGAGGTCGTCAGGTTCGATGACGAGCAGCACGGCTTCTCCGTCCTCCGCCCCTtcggcgtcgccgccgacgagttGATGCGGGTGCTCAGGCGCTTCTTGTATTACCGCCCAACTGACTAA
- the LOC104582478 gene encoding uncharacterized protein LOC104582478, translating into MARRLLARHLAPHLRLTARCPAAPSYSPALAVMRFRTGGPISRPPAWAAPQGTRFFADDHSHYDLFGKRRPGDEEFRKAWQENVDEEDYLWTASEDEEDGEENDTKMEREIKKVKKQAKENANLIDADDSDELRSICPESDEDDMNLWSGSEEDDDNDIPTEAHPNERSDSYIDKVFEFDETPKYRTISELLKAEKEPPELSPGKQARKLAVENALKKLKKGPDGRYINVFDVVTDIDILIGAFENIVSGPEYAELREGGPKKLNIQFFKDIQARMRDPNFKFSPELKLKPKSKLVPKKKWQKAQARKRKNDKR; encoded by the exons AtggctcgccgcctcctcgcccgcCACCTCGCCCCGCACCTCCGCCTCACCGCGCGGTGTCCCGCGGCCCCTTCCTACTCGCCGGCCCTCGCCGTTATGCGCTTCAGAACCGGCGGCCCGATATCACGCCCCCCAGCCTGGGCGGCTCCCCAAG GAACACGTTTCTTTGCTGATGATCATTCACACTACGATCTGTTTGGTAAAAGAAGGCCGGGTGATGAAGAGTTTAGGAAAGCTTGGCAAGAGAATGTTGACGAGGAGGACTACCTGTGGACAGCTAGtgaggatgaggaggatggGGAAGAAAATGATACAAAAATGGAGAGGGAAATTAAGAAAGTGAAGAAGCAAGCCAAGGAAAATGCAAATCTTATTGATGCTGATGACAGTGACGAGTTACGAAGTATATGCCCTGAGAGCGATGAAGATGATATGAATCTCTGGAGTGGCAGTGAAGAGGATGATGATAATGATATCCCTACTGAGGCACACCCCAACGAGCGCAGTGATTCATACATAGATAAGGTGTTTGAATTTGACGAGACACCTAAATATCGCACAATCTCTGAGCTGTTAAAAGCTGAGAAGGAACCGCCAGAGCTGTCTCCAGGAAAGCAAGCAAGAAAACTTGCTGTAGAAAATGCTCTCAAGAAGTTGAAGAAAGGACCTGATGGACGCTACATTAACGTATTTGATGTTGTCACTGATATAGATATCCTGATTGGAGCATTTGAGAACATTGTTTCAGGGCCAGAATACGCAGAGCTGCGGGAGGGTGGACCAAAGAAGCTCAATATACAGTTCTTTAAGGATATACAAGCACGCATGAGAGAcccaaatttcaaattttctcCAGAGTTAAAGCTAAAGCCAAAGAGTAAGTTGGTGCCTAAGAAAAAGTGGCAGAAAGCACAGGCAAGGAAGAGGAAAAATGACAAACGTTGA